Within Kineothrix sp. MB12-C1, the genomic segment AACGACCGTGTGCTTTTCTCCTTTGATATCCCTTGCCTTTACAAGACCTAATCCTGCTGATATGGAAGTGGAACTATGTCCCGTATCGAAACAGTCGCAATCGCTTTCCTTCCTCTTAGGGAATCCACTCATCCCTCCGTACTTGCGCAGAGTCTCAAATCCTTCTCTTCTTCCTGTCAATAACTTGTGGGTATAGGACTGATGTCCCACATCCCATACGATTTTATCCTCCGGAAGATGAAGTGCCAAATGAAGTGCCATGGTGAGTTCCACAGCTCCTAAATTGGAGCCTAGATGCCCCCCCGTCACACTTATCTTTTCTATAAGAAATTCTCTGATTTCCTGTGCCAGAGCCGGATAATCCTTCTCCTCCACCTCTTTAATATCATTCACCTTACGAATATCGTCCAACAGCATATATGCACCTCATTTATCTATCTTTCTCTGGTAATTAACTGTTCTACCAAGGCCTCCAGAAATTCATTACGCTCTGCAAAGGAGCCTAAAATATCCATCGCTTCCTTAGATAGCCGTTCCACCTCTTTCTTCGCTTCTTCCATTCCTTTTAAGCTCACATAAGTTGCTTTATGATTCTTCTCATCGCTTCCCGTCTGCTTGCCCAAGGCTTCCAGACTTCCCGTAATATCCAGGATATCATCCTGAATCTGAAAGGCCACGCCTATGTTATAAGCACAATTTTCTATTTTCTTAATCTGTTCTTCGCCAGCATCTGCGAGTACAGCACCAATCATCATAGCGCATTGGATAAGAGCTGCCGTTTTATATCCGTAGATAAACAAGAGCTGTTCTTCCGATACCACTGCCCCTTTATCCTCTGCTTCAATGTCCGCATTTTGTCCGCCTATCATACCATAGATACCTGCTTTTCCCGACAGGATAGCGAGAGCCTTCGATACTTTCTCCATTTCTCCTGCATCTTTTGCCTTAGAAAGGGCTGAAATCGCTGTTTCAAAAGCGTAGTTTAACAAAGCATCACCTGCAAGGACCGCCATGCCCTCTCCATACACCGCGTGGGTCGTCTTTCTTCCTCTCCGATATTCGTCATCGTCCATACATGGCAAGTCATCATGTACGAGGGAATAAGTATGTATCATTTCAAGCGCTGCCAGAAATGGATTCACCTCTTCTCCGTCTCCTCCGAACATACGATAGGTCTCCCACAAAAGCATAGGGCGCAGCCTTTTTCCTCCGGCGAGAACGCTATAATTCATCGCTTCAATTACCGTCTTTTGATATCCTTTTTCCTTCGGAAGAAAACTTTTGATTACGGACTCTATTTCTTCTATTCTTGCCGCCATTCCATTTTTAAAATCTATATCATTAAAATTCATTGATTTCTCCATCTTCGTTAATTTGAAGTACCTTTTTTTCCACCTTATCTATTTTATCGTTGCAATACTTCAACATATTCATTCCCTCTTTATATACTTGAAAGGATTCCTCCAAGGAAATATCTTCCGCCTCCAACTTCGAAACGGCTTCTTCCAATGCTGAAAACGCTTCTTCTAACGTCAATTCCTGCTTTGCTTCTCCCATACCACCATCTCCTTTTCCGTCGTTGTCGCTTTTACCAATCCATTTTTCATATGAATTTGTAAGGTATCTCCAATGTCCACCTTGTTAACATCCGTTACTGTCCTCCCCTTTTCATCCGATACATAAGAAAATCCTTGGTTAAGTTTATCTAATGGGGACAGCCCTTTCAGGCGTTCGATATAAACATCGAGCCGATGTCTTTTCTTCGACACTTTAGCCTTAATCGCGTCTTCCAAACGTCCTTCCAATCTGAGCGCCAGCGTACGTTTTTCCCGAATCTGCCCCGCCGGGCTTAAATATTTCAATTTTATCGTTAAGTTGTCCAACCTGCCTCTATATATATTTATTCTGTTTCGAAACAGACGCTTCAACGTATAATCATAATCCCTCAAATTCTCTTCATACTTCCGATATTCATATACGGCTAATTCAGC encodes:
- a CDS encoding polyprenyl synthetase family protein, translating into MDFKNGMAARIEEIESVIKSFLPKEKGYQKTVIEAMNYSVLAGGKRLRPMLLWETYRMFGGDGEEVNPFLAALEMIHTYSLVHDDLPCMDDDEYRRGRKTTHAVYGEGMAVLAGDALLNYAFETAISALSKAKDAGEMEKVSKALAILSGKAGIYGMIGGQNADIEAEDKGAVVSEEQLLFIYGYKTAALIQCAMMIGAVLADAGEEQIKKIENCAYNIGVAFQIQDDILDITGSLEALGKQTGSDEKNHKATYVSLKGMEEAKKEVERLSKEAMDILGSFAERNEFLEALVEQLITRER
- the xseB gene encoding exodeoxyribonuclease VII small subunit, yielding MGEAKQELTLEEAFSALEEAVSKLEAEDISLEESFQVYKEGMNMLKYCNDKIDKVEKKVLQINEDGEINEF